The sequence AATACAGTGAATCCCGTCATAGCAACCACCTCtcaataaagaccacctgcttaatgaAACCAAAAAACACTATTTAACTTGAGCACAAAGACCCCCCTCCCTGTATACACATGATTTTTTTCCGTAGgtttttacaatatgtatttgaGATACATATAATGGTATCACATACATATTAGAttgaaatcaacatttacaGCAAAGACCAGTCCGTTTCTCTATTCCTGATTTTCATCAACTGTTCCAGATAAAGAGCATAAAACTttgcaaaatacaaaaaagataaGATGTAAAACATAATTGACTTATGCCGTGTCAATGGCCTTGACCTCCCTAACAGATTAGAGAATTCCGTAATCCTTACCAAAGAAACTATTTTACTTACTTTCGTAGTAGTTTAATGGGATGTTGCTATCCTTGTAGAATTTGGCCCTATTGTATGTATAGGGCACAGAGACTGGATGGAAGTTATCATCTGTTGTAGTATCATAGAATGTGTTGGACATACTCGGCTCACCAAACCATACATTACTCTTCGTCCTCAGATTCGCTCCAGAGATGATGGTGTTATGCAAACCAGGTGGTGGCTgcaaaaaaacatgtttgttaaTGCAAAAATAGAAGATGTCATAGAACAATATGGAGGTTTCAATATCCCAAAACGATGTAAGCAAACTACAATATACTGTCGGTTAGTCCCACTTACCAGAATTTTTGACGTCAAAATCACCGAAAGGTGGGACTAACCAACAGTAAATTGTACATtatcaaataatgttttatgtaagaaaCTCACGTTTCCATGGTAATATCGACTTGTTGTTAAGTTGACTCGCTCTCCACCCCTGATCTGATCGTGGTCTCCTTCTGGTAGATCACTGTGGTTGCGGTGATTACCAGGTTTGTATCTCTGATCTGAAGCAACAAAAAAGACAGAAATAAACAGAAATTGCAAGTGCTACAAAAAAGCATTTTTTTTGCTTTGAAAGTTGCATCAGACATTTGGAATTGTTCAGAAAACCACTTGTTTTATGAAAGTCCATTTCAATTACAAAGGGGTCCTCATTTTTTCGATTAAGGACCCTGTTTATGAAATACCTAGACACTATACACAAAGGTGCACTATATATGAGAATTTACGGTACATTGAAAttacacatttgaactcttctaataTCTAATGCTGGATCAGTTCATTACAAAgttacaggggtgaatgaatagGCAGTACTTACATGGTGATGTCACAGGTATGTATGACACTGTGGCTGTACTCTGATAATCGTTGTATTTACAGTGACCATCGGCCTGTTTAAAATTAGTCTTTCCAAGAGTACGGCTGACTTCATCCTTTAAGTAgggtttgtaatcactgttcgCGGCCTTGTTTGGGAAAGAGTACTGCATAGTTGTCTCCCTTAACGTCTCCTTAGCTGGGTCTCCGTTTGGTACATTAGTACCTGTAGGctacaacaaacaaacatgccGGCTAGatacaaataacaacaaacaaataGAAATGAGTTGACTGTCATTTCTtacagaaatattgacaaattctaAAGGAAATAGATTTCGTAATATGATATGCAGATCCTTATTCTCATGCACTGTTTTATAGTCAATCTTTTACCATCTCATACGGTGACCTGGCATGACCTTTCAAATTGACCATAAAAAAATTACAACCTCCAAATTTCTTGACAGGAGGTGGGGAGGGAGAGAAAAATGGTTggttaaaatcattttcaaatacCCTATGTAGTCATTTCATCCATAAAGTACAACAAAGCTAGATATGCATAAGCATGTTAGGATGAAATGTCTTTTCCGAATGATGATGCTAGGTggagaaaatgcatttgaatttAAGTACCAGGTTCACAGGGACTAAGGTCACCAGATCAACAAcatgacctctaatgggatgttgtcagatcatcCATGACACTAGGTCTGTACTTTATATTAATCAGATAACagatttcaaaagaaaacaagGATAATAATTACAATTTGTATATACAATTATGTGGTATAActtatcaaaatctgtctgtcTTATCTGGATCCAGCATGGGTATTCCGCCATAATTGAATGGAATTTTCCTTCTTAATTTTCAGTgattaaaacctgtataatcccaAAACCTGACTATATGAGCTTATTATGCTATGGAGACATCCAGTTTAGATAAGTGACACTGTACCATTGTAAGTGAAGAAGAACGTTATAAAACACTTACTGCCGGCAGAGACTTGACAGGAGTTTGAAACTCGCCCTTAAATGTAGAATTATGTGTTGTGTTGAAGTGGGTGTATCGACCATCCCCTTTCACAGTTGAAGGGCCTCCTAAATTAGAAAACATTAGATCATCTTCAAATATTTGTccacaaaataaaattgtattcgtttgataaaacacacacacaacaattaaaaaaagctatttttttttccaaattcacTATCAGTATTTATAGCACATAAAATATTGCTATACCTGTAACAGCTTTTCAGTCATCTTTCAGACTTTCTCCTCTACATATTTCTTACCTTCATGCATGGAGGGTACCTTTTCTACCTTGTGTACTGTTGTATCATGCCCCCTATATCTATCCCTGTAGTCTGACCACGGCTCCTCAGCTTTTTCTCTGTCCCCCTGGGGAATATTCACCGCCCACAATGCAGTTACAGGCTGTACTCGCTCATAATCACCATCCATTTTAGGCTTAAAATATGAATCATGCATTGTCTGAAAGGATTTTACTTTGCTTAAATCTGAATCCATTTTAAAATTGGTTGATCTCAGTTTTCTGTGGACATCTGGAACCACCATCTTTGGcatgtatttatatgaaaatgacTTGGATGTTTCCGACGCCTTTTCCCAGAAGTATGTTCCGTCTCTGTGCATGACCTCAGCCAGGGCAGGGCGCTCGGCTTCAGCGTCTCGGCCATAGTGTTTGTAAGATGGATAGTCTTTCTTGAACACACTCTGCATTGTCCCTGGTGTAACAGACATGTCTTGGGCTACCTGGAAGTTTGTGGACGATAACAAATCTGTCCCAGTTTTTGGGGTGTAGATGGGGTTGGTTATTGCAGCCATGGTGATCTAAAACGTAGAAAAATCAAATTGATCTACATGTTTTACGTACCtaacatatgtttttattgtattcTATTGGCAATAAGCTTCCTCCCCTTATTATTATATCTTTTTGAACTAAGGTCAAATCTGGCAA is a genomic window of Argopecten irradians isolate NY chromosome 10, Ai_NY, whole genome shotgun sequence containing:
- the LOC138333140 gene encoding stabilizer of axonemal microtubules 5-like; the protein is MVIVHKGEQPHITMAAITNPIYTPKTGTDLLSSTNFQVAQDMSVTPGTMQSVFKKDYPSYKHYGRDAEAERPALAEVMHRDGTYFWEKASETSKSFSYKYMPKMVVPDVHRKLRSTNFKMDSDLSKVKSFQTMHDSYFKPKMDGDYERVQPVTALWAVNIPQGDREKAEEPWSDYRDRYRGHDTTVHKVEKVPSMHEGGPSTVKGDGRYTHFNTTHNSTFKGEFQTPVKSLPAPTGTNVPNGDPAKETLRETTMQYSFPNKAANSDYKPYLKDEVSRTLGKTNFKQADGHCKYNDYQSTATVSYIPVTSPYQRYKPGNHRNHSDLPEGDHDQIRGGERVNLTTSRYYHGNPPPGLHNTIISGANLRTKSNVWFGEPSMSNTFYDTTTDDNFHPVSVPYTYNRAKFYKDSNIPLNYYEKSEAKHTSSWTDYKNPRRGKTVPNPIAINNLMKSHILPPLSGPQKHNTTHQVTFTPKDAELHSYDAGRLQKSSVPLGTMSA